One segment of Primulina tabacum isolate GXHZ01 chromosome 6, ASM2559414v2, whole genome shotgun sequence DNA contains the following:
- the LOC142548245 gene encoding uncharacterized protein LOC142548245 codes for MVFCVECGTTRNPCRCRVVGPTLGLLAFALAALVEWPVGALVYPFRHSKGRRIMGHPSNVVYPRVSRALPI; via the coding sequence ATGGTGTTTTGCGTAGAGTGCGGGACGACGAGGAATCCTTGCAGGTGCAGGGTGGTGGGGCCGACGCTGGGCTTGTTGGCCTTCGCATTGGCGGCGCTGGTGGAGTGGCCGGTGGGGGCTCTCGTTTATCCCTTCCGCCACTCGAAGGGTCGCCGGATAATGGGACACCCTTCCAACGTGGTCTACCCCAGGGTCTCTCGCGCTTTGCCCATCTAA
- the LOC142548246 gene encoding putative aquaporin NIP-type: protein MATKTEGIEEEQIYKMESGFTTTNSSSQSDENGGFFSSLAVVTTGQKALAELIGTYFLIFAGCGSVAVNKLYGEKITHPGISVTWGLTVMSLIYTVGHVSGAHFNPAVSITLATFRRFPWKEVPLYIIAQLLGSILASCTLCMMFDVTSESYFGTLPVGSNGQSLAIEIVISALLMFVVSAVATDNRAISDMGGIAVGMTIMLNVIVAGPISGASMNPARSIGPAIVRHTYKGLWVYIIGPVIGTMAGGFAYHLMRFTNKPLCELAQNGSLCGKR from the exons ATGGCTACGAAAACCGAAGGAATCGAAGAAGAACAGATCTACAAGATGGAATCAGGCTTTACGACGACAAATTCATCATCCCAATCCGATGAAAACGGTGGGTTTTTTTCATCACTTGCAGTAGTTACTACCGGACAAAAG GCACTGGCGGAACTGATTGGCACTTATTTCTTGATATTTGCTGGATGTGGTTCAGTGGCTGTGAACAAGCTTTACGGGGAGAAAATCACGCATCCTGGAATATCTGTCACCTGGGGGTTAACAGTAATGTCGTTGATATATACTGTTGGCCATGTTTCCGGGGCTCACTTCAATCCCGCAGTCTCCATCACCTTGGCCACCTTTCGCCGTTTTCCCTGGAAAGAG GTTCCTTTGTACATAATTGCTCAATTATTGGGATCTATTCTTGCGAGTTGCACTTTATGTATGATGTTTGATGTCACAAGTGAATCTTACTTCGGCACTCTCCCCGTCGGATCAAATGGACAGTCTTTGGCTATAGAAATAGTCATCTCCGCTCTTTTGATGTTTGTTGTTTCCGCTGTTGCTACAGATAATAGAGCG ATTTCAGACATGGGAGGAATTGCAGTTGGAATGACAATAATGTTGAACGTCATAGTGGCTGG GCCAATATCTGGAGCCTCGATGAACCCGGCAAGGAGTATAGGTCCAGCCATCGTAAGACACACATACAAAGGACTTTGGGTTTACATAATTGGTCCCGTTATTGGAACCATGGCTGGTGGATTTGCTTACCATTTAATGAGATTCACAAACAAACCGCTTTGCGAACTGGCTCAAAATGGGTCGCTGTGTGGTAAAAGATGA